One part of the Fusobacterium pseudoperiodonticum genome encodes these proteins:
- a CDS encoding metallophosphoesterase family protein — protein MKIVHCSDLHLGKKVSGNREYVKKRYEDFFSAFENFIAKVKEINPDVCIIAGDIFDKKEISPDILSKTENLFKELRSYVKKEVIAIEGNHDNSKALEDSWLEYLHEQSLLKVFYFNKNFEEENYLKIENINFYPVGYPGFMIDEALRKLSEKLNSDEKNIVIVHTGISAGENTLPGLVSTSILDLFKDKAIYVAGGHIHSFSTYPKEKPFFFVPGSLEFSNVQNEKSDRKGFILFDTDSLEHEFIELEHRKRVQKNFIYDDSTNIEAEFEAFVKELNLTGEEILVISIGIKNNEYINLENLENIAENNGALKTHILIKNILSIGNSEEATSDLSIEELEKNLISDWNISNIEKFSASFSELKELFSNGDRDSFLELFDKTLEVNEDDN, from the coding sequence ATGAAAATAGTGCATTGTTCAGATTTACATCTAGGTAAAAAAGTCAGTGGAAATAGAGAATATGTAAAAAAAAGATATGAGGATTTCTTTTCTGCTTTTGAAAACTTCATTGCTAAGGTGAAAGAAATAAATCCTGATGTTTGTATAATTGCTGGGGATATCTTTGATAAGAAGGAAATAAGTCCTGACATACTTTCTAAAACTGAAAATTTATTTAAAGAATTGAGAAGCTATGTAAAAAAAGAAGTGATAGCTATTGAAGGAAATCATGATAATTCAAAAGCTTTAGAAGATTCTTGGTTAGAATATTTGCATGAACAATCTCTTTTAAAAGTTTTCTATTTCAATAAAAATTTCGAAGAAGAAAACTACCTAAAAATAGAAAATATAAACTTTTACCCTGTTGGATATCCTGGTTTTATGATAGATGAAGCTTTAAGAAAGCTTTCTGAAAAATTAAATTCAGATGAAAAGAATATAGTCATAGTCCATACAGGAATTTCAGCTGGAGAAAATACTCTACCTGGACTAGTTTCAACTTCTATATTAGATTTATTTAAAGATAAGGCTATTTATGTTGCAGGTGGACATATACATTCTTTTTCAACTTATCCAAAGGAAAAACCTTTCTTTTTTGTTCCAGGTTCTTTAGAGTTTTCTAATGTCCAAAATGAAAAATCAGATAGAAAAGGTTTTATTCTCTTTGATACTGATAGTTTAGAACATGAATTTATAGAATTAGAGCATAGAAAAAGAGTGCAAAAGAACTTTATATACGATGATTCAACGAATATAGAAGCTGAGTTTGAAGCCTTTGTTAAAGAATTAAATCTAACAGGTGAAGAAATTTTAGTCATTTCTATAGGAATAAAGAATAATGAGTATATAAATCTTGAAAACCTAGAAAATATTGCTGAAAACAATGGTGCTTTAAAAACCCATATACTTATTAAAAATATCTTATCTATTGGAAATAGTGAAGAAGCTACTTCTGATTTAAGTATAGAAGAATTAGAAAAAAATCTTATATCTGATTGGAATATCTCAAATATTGAGAAATTTTCTGCAAGTTTTTCTGAGCTTAAAGAATTATTTTCAAATGGTGATAGAGATAGCTTTTTAGAATTGTTTGATAAGACTTTGGAGGTGAATGAAGATGATAATTAA